The Candidatus Parcubacteria bacterium genome contains a region encoding:
- the nusA gene encoding transcription termination/antitermination protein NusA translates to MFEIKSFTSAVTQIAEEKGIPQEKVIEVIEQALAAAYKKDYGKKGQIIKAKLSPKTGSVKFWQIKMVVSEDMIYSEDELEELKESASAEASADKEEKIRFNPEKHIIFEEAKKIEPKIKVGDELELSLETQDDYGRIAAQTAKQVILQKIKEVERESILQEFESKIGEIISGLVQRIEQRAVFFDIGKTVGILPREEQILGEFYRLNQRFRLYVLNVELTPKGPQIILSRAYPKMVSKLFELEVPEISTDQVFIKSIAREAGSRSKIAVSSDAEGMDPIGAMVGQRGTRVTAVINELGGEKIDIIEYSDAPEKYIANSLSPAKVLEVKIMPKNKALVLVPEDQLSLAIGKNGQNVRLAAKLTGWKIDVRSPEEGKPVPPRGTTADKEEKKEKKTKEKKTSNKSK, encoded by the coding sequence ATGTTTGAAATTAAATCATTTACATCAGCTGTAACACAGATTGCTGAAGAAAAAGGCATCCCTCAAGAAAAAGTGATTGAGGTTATTGAGCAGGCATTGGCTGCTGCCTATAAAAAGGATTATGGTAAAAAAGGGCAGATTATTAAAGCTAAGCTTTCTCCAAAAACAGGGAGTGTAAAATTTTGGCAGATAAAGATGGTTGTTTCAGAGGATATGATTTATTCTGAAGATGAACTGGAGGAGTTAAAGGAATCCGCCTCTGCTGAAGCTTCGGCGGACAAGGAGGAAAAAATCCGTTTTAATCCAGAAAAGCATATTATATTTGAAGAAGCGAAAAAGATAGAGCCGAAGATAAAAGTTGGGGATGAATTAGAGCTATCTTTAGAAACACAGGATGATTATGGCCGAATTGCGGCGCAGACAGCCAAGCAGGTAATTTTACAAAAGATTAAAGAAGTAGAAAGAGAGTCAATTCTTCAGGAGTTTGAATCAAAAATAGGAGAAATAATTTCTGGATTAGTCCAGAGAATTGAGCAAAGAGCAGTTTTCTTTGATATTGGCAAGACAGTTGGCATTTTGCCAAGAGAGGAGCAGATTTTAGGGGAATTTTACCGTCTTAACCAGAGGTTTCGGCTTTATGTTTTAAATGTGGAGCTCACGCCTAAAGGACCGCAGATTATTTTGTCCAGGGCTTATCCCAAAATGGTTTCAAAACTTTTTGAGTTGGAGGTGCCAGAGATTTCAACTGATCAGGTTTTCATAAAGTCAATTGCAAGAGAAGCTGGGTCCCGTTCAAAAATTGCTGTTAGTTCTGACGCAGAAGGCATGGATCCTATTGGCGCTATGGTTGGCCAAAGAGGAACAAGGGTTACAGCAGTGATTAATGAATTAGGCGGAGAAAAGATTGATATTATTGAATATTCTGATGCCCCTGAAAAATATATTGCGAATTCTTTGTCTCCAGCCAAAGTTTTAGAGGTTAAGATTATGCCGAAAAACAAGGCATTGGTTTTGGTGCCGGAAGATCAGCTTTCTTTAGCTATTGGCAAAAATGGCCAAAATGTCCGTTTAGCAGCCAAATTAACTGGCTGGAAAATAGATGTTAGAAGCCCGGAAGAAGGAAAACCCGTCCCGCCACGCGGGACTACGGCGGACAAGGAAGAAAAAAAAGAGAAAAAGACAAAAGAGAAAAAAACATCTAATAAATCTAAATAG
- the hisS gene encoding histidine--tRNA ligase, which translates to MEKIEPKILKGFRDFSPEQMIIRQKVFDIVKNVFESYGFVPIETPSLEYSEILLSKLGSEANKLVYRFKDQGSRDVALRYDLTVPLSRFVAQYLNIPKPFKRYQIQPVWRADKPKKGRYREFTQCDIDTIGSKSSLADAEIIAIIYTVLRKIGFEKFIIRINSRQILFSIMKNAGVSQDKILSAIQSIDKLDKISFEQVKQELIEKNIETQTAEKIFQLIKKAKPDLFLQQVLLLVKKLSVPENFLKFDPFLARGLDYYTGPIYEAVVEKPKIGSIAGGGRYDKLIGMFAEKDIPACGTTIGIDRIVDAIQELNLWPEISSTNTKILITIIDKSFLDQCIKISQALRSENINNEIYLDFETSLEKQLRYANKKEIPFVIIIGPEEAIKNQITLRNMKTGEQIKVKEKELLEKLKEIIK; encoded by the coding sequence ATGGAAAAAATTGAACCAAAAATTTTAAAAGGATTTCGTGATTTTTCACCTGAACAAATGATTATTCGCCAAAAGGTTTTTGATATTGTAAAAAATGTTTTTGAATCTTATGGCTTTGTCCCGATTGAAACACCAAGCTTGGAATACTCTGAGATATTACTAAGTAAATTAGGAAGTGAAGCAAATAAATTAGTTTATCGTTTCAAAGATCAAGGCAGTCGCGATGTAGCTTTACGGTATGACCTTACTGTTCCTTTGTCGCGATTTGTTGCCCAGTATCTCAATATTCCAAAACCATTTAAACGCTACCAAATCCAGCCGGTTTGGAGAGCAGACAAACCAAAAAAGGGCCGTTATAGAGAATTTACTCAATGTGATATTGACACTATTGGCAGTAAATCATCTTTGGCTGATGCTGAAATTATCGCAATTATTTATACGGTTCTGCGAAAAATTGGTTTTGAAAAATTTATAATCCGCATTAATAGCCGCCAAATTCTATTTTCTATTATGAAAAACGCTGGTGTATCTCAAGACAAAATTCTTTCAGCCATACAATCTATTGATAAATTAGACAAAATTTCTTTTGAGCAAGTTAAACAAGAATTGATAGAAAAAAATATTGAAACGCAAACAGCTGAAAAAATTTTTCAGCTTATTAAAAAAGCAAAACCGGATTTGTTTCTTCAACAGGTATTATTACTTGTAAAAAAATTAAGCGTGCCAGAAAATTTTCTCAAATTTGATCCATTTTTAGCAAGAGGACTGGATTATTATACAGGACCTATTTATGAAGCAGTTGTTGAAAAGCCAAAAATTGGTTCAATTGCCGGCGGCGGAAGATATGATAAACTAATCGGAATGTTCGCGGAAAAAGACATTCCTGCGTGCGGCACAACAATAGGAATTGACAGAATAGTTGATGCTATACAAGAATTAAATCTTTGGCCTGAAATTTCTTCAACAAACACTAAAATTTTAATTACCATAATTGATAAATCTTTTTTAGACCAGTGTATAAAAATTTCTCAAGCATTGCGTTCCGAAAATATTAATAATGAAATTTATCTTGATTTTGAAACCAGTTTGGAAAAACAACTAAGATATGCGAATAAAAAAGAAATTCCTTTTGTCATAATTATTGGTCCGGAAGAAGCAATAAAAAATCAAATAACTCTTAGAAATATGAAAACCGGAGAACAAATTAAAGTAAAAGAAAAAGAGTTATTAGAAAAATTAAAAGAGATAATAAAATAA
- a CDS encoding helix-turn-helix transcriptional regulator → MSTRRLSTIAKNIKHYRKKLEISQDKLSKFADVAYNTIVKIESGENPNPTIETLTKIAKALKVDIGDLIK, encoded by the coding sequence ATGTCAACAAGAAGATTATCCACAATAGCGAAAAATATCAAGCATTATAGAAAGAAACTTGAGATTTCTCAAGATAAGCTTTCTAAGTTTGCTGATGTCGCTTATAATACTATTGTAAAAATTGAATCTGGTGAAAATCCAAATCCCACTATTGAAACTTTAACGAAAATCGCTAAAGCATTAAAGGTTGATATTGGCGATTTAATAAAATGA
- a CDS encoding SRPBCC family protein: MIIIITKIEIKGKTPEQIYNWILDLDDEKYKKWHPAHKAWKTIKRTPNEMGSIVYLDEQFNHFRLKLTGKLVKVEPNRFLLYKWKSLISGYFSLAFESTNTGAKVIHKIEVGYKGLFGKIIDLLLKKFYLTKAFEEALEKHAKEEFKNLEMLI; encoded by the coding sequence ATGATTATTATAATTACGAAAATTGAGATAAAAGGCAAAACTCCAGAACAGATATATAACTGGATTCTCGATTTGGATGATGAGAAATATAAGAAGTGGCACCCCGCCCATAAAGCATGGAAGACTATTAAACGAACACCCAATGAAATGGGAAGTATTGTCTATTTAGATGAACAATTTAACCACTTCAGATTAAAACTTACTGGAAAACTTGTAAAGGTTGAACCAAATAGATTTTTGCTTTATAAATGGAAATCGCTTATTTCTGGTTATTTTTCGTTAGCTTTCGAATCTACGAACACAGGCGCGAAAGTAATTCATAAAATAGAGGTTGGATACAAAGGATTATTCGGTAAAATAATCGATTTGCTTTTGAAAAAATTTTATCTTACAAAAGCATTTGAAGAGGCGCTTGAAAAACACGCAAAAGAGGAGTTTAAAAATCTAGAAATGTTAATATGA
- a CDS encoding flavodoxin family protein, whose protein sequence is MKTLIIYISIHNGNTEKIAKEMAKIFNAELLRPNKIEVNTLSKYDLIGFGSGIYFFKQHKALLALVDNLPIMKNKKAFIFSTRGIGPVWFYHRPLFKKLLEKGFDIVGKFSCRGFDTYLFDRYIPFLKFTGGLNKGRPNKKDLEDARNFAINLKKDMIERLGL, encoded by the coding sequence ATGAAAACTCTAATTATTTACATATCAATACATAATGGTAATACAGAAAAAATTGCTAAAGAAATGGCTAAAATCTTTAATGCAGAATTATTGAGACCCAATAAGATTGAGGTGAATACTCTTTCCAAATACGACCTCATTGGGTTTGGCTCAGGAATTTATTTTTTTAAACAGCATAAAGCATTACTTGCTCTTGTTGATAATCTACCTATAATGAAAAACAAAAAGGCATTTATTTTTTCAACAAGAGGTATAGGTCCTGTATGGTTTTATCATCGGCCACTTTTTAAAAAATTGTTAGAAAAGGGGTTTGATATTGTAGGGAAGTTTTCTTGTAGAGGGTTTGATACATATCTTTTTGATAGATACATTCCATTTTTGAAATTTACTGGTGGACTAAACAAAGGCAGACCTAATAAAAAAGATTTAGAAGATGCGAGAAATTTTGCAATAAATCTGAAAAAAGATATGATTGAACGGCTGGGTTTGTAA
- a CDS encoding prepilin-type N-terminal cleavage/methylation domain-containing protein — protein sequence MKSGFTLIELLLVVAIISILTAIVTIDYRTAGKKFSLERSANKLAQEMRKTQQMTMSAEQIGLPGAKFYPEGGYGIRFEEPDAGSPLGQAFIFADCDNNDQFTPGNDICNGSFSEKIKDIELEKDIKIKSLFPVSNLDITFKSPGPTIIFFSEKAESLVPEATITISFLENGNTKTVKINKAGLIEAE from the coding sequence ATGAAATCAGGATTCACTTTAATAGAGCTTTTATTAGTTGTTGCTATTATCTCTATTCTAACTGCTATAGTTACAATAGATTATAGAACAGCAGGAAAAAAATTTTCCTTAGAAAGGTCTGCTAATAAATTAGCCCAAGAAATGCGAAAAACGCAGCAAATGACTATGTCAGCTGAACAAATTGGTTTACCTGGAGCAAAATTTTATCCGGAAGGAGGATATGGAATTCGTTTTGAAGAACCAGACGCTGGATCCCCCTTGGGTCAGGCATTTATTTTCGCTGATTGCGATAATAACGATCAATTTACACCCGGAAATGACATATGCAATGGCTCATTCTCTGAAAAAATTAAAGATATAGAATTAGAAAAAGACATTAAGATAAAGTCCCTTTTTCCTGTCTCTAATCTTGATATTACTTTTAAATCACCTGGCCCTACTATTATCTTTTTTTCTGAAAAAGCTGAATCGCTAGTACCTGAAGCTACAATAACCATTTCTTTTTTAGAAAACGGCAATACCAAAACTGTAAAAATCAACAAAGCTGGTTTAATAGAAGCAGAATAA
- a CDS encoding trypsin-like peptidase domain-containing protein — MEKSPIIKIVKKACPAVITIVISKDLPKIDGFYMLPFGGQNFVVPKIEKNKKEKTKIGGGSGFIISPDGIILTSQHVVGDPQAEYTIVLEPEKKYPAKILARDSLNDIAILKIEAKNLPFLKLGNSNQIELGETVIAIGNALGEFHDTVSTGVVSGLSRTITAFNNIAQQAESLRGLIQTDAAINPGNSGGPLVNINGNVIGVNTAMVAMAQNIGFAIPINYAKKDLEEVKKYGKIKRPFLGVRYILLNKDLSEKNKLPVGYGALIVREALGESAVIQNSAAGKAGLKEFDIILECNNKKITTDNPLSAILQKHKIGEEVELKILRDKKEILAKVKLEEKK, encoded by the coding sequence ATGGAAAAATCACCAATTATTAAAATAGTAAAAAAAGCCTGCCCAGCTGTTATTACTATTGTTATCTCAAAAGACCTTCCTAAAATAGATGGTTTTTACATGCTCCCTTTTGGCGGACAGAATTTTGTTGTTCCTAAAATAGAAAAGAATAAAAAAGAAAAAACAAAAATCGGAGGCGGTTCCGGCTTTATTATTTCTCCTGACGGCATAATTCTTACTTCCCAGCATGTGGTTGGCGATCCTCAAGCCGAATATACTATTGTTTTAGAGCCGGAAAAAAAATACCCTGCTAAAATTTTAGCTCGCGACTCTTTAAACGACATTGCTATTTTGAAAATTGAAGCTAAAAACCTGCCTTTTTTAAAATTAGGCAATTCAAACCAGATTGAGCTCGGTGAAACCGTTATTGCTATTGGCAATGCTTTGGGGGAATTCCATGACACTGTAAGCACTGGGGTTGTTTCCGGCTTAAGCAGGACTATTACTGCTTTTAATAATATTGCCCAGCAAGCAGAGAGCTTGCGCGGGCTTATCCAAACCGATGCCGCTATCAATCCAGGCAATTCTGGCGGACCATTAGTAAATATTAATGGCAATGTTATCGGCGTTAATACTGCGATGGTCGCTATGGCCCAGAATATCGGCTTTGCTATCCCCATAAACTACGCTAAAAAGGATTTGGAAGAAGTAAAAAAATACGGAAAAATCAAAAGGCCTTTTTTAGGAGTAAGATATATTCTCTTGAATAAAGATTTATCAGAAAAAAACAAGCTGCCAGTTGGTTATGGAGCTTTGATTGTTAGAGAAGCATTAGGCGAATCAGCAGTAATTCAAAACTCTGCAGCTGGAAAAGCAGGTTTAAAAGAATTTGATATTATTTTGGAATGCAATAATAAAAAAATCACTACTGATAATCCATTATCGGCTATTTTACAGAAACATAAAATAGGAGAAGAGGTTGAATTAAAAATCCTGCGGGACAAAAAAGAAATATTAGCAAAAGTAAAATTGGAAGAAAAAAAGTAA
- a CDS encoding radical SAM protein: MTAKIIKINAKSIFTKTKTPSAKYVINQYIGCEYACTYCYAKFMCRWKNHGKWGDWVEAKINAPELAKKIVNGKVIMSSVSDPYQPAEKELQLTRRILQSMDKRTELSILTKSDLITRDIDLLKQFKKIEVGLTINTFEGNTKDLFEPHSPSNEERIKALKTLKNNRIKTFCFISPVIPELINIKLLISKTKNFADYYIVEMMNLKAAGGEFKKILRENYLRNYQILVDETQFNEFIDKTKKILLDSNVSVPQFVVHYPKFEVVNLDKHQ, translated from the coding sequence ATGACTGCCAAAATAATTAAAATTAATGCAAAGAGTATATTTACAAAAACGAAAACTCCTAGTGCAAAGTATGTAATAAACCAATATATTGGCTGTGAATATGCTTGTACTTATTGCTACGCAAAATTTATGTGCCGGTGGAAAAATCACGGGAAATGGGGTGATTGGGTAGAAGCGAAAATCAATGCTCCTGAACTCGCAAAAAAAATTGTTAATGGAAAAGTCATTATGTCTTCTGTCTCCGACCCTTATCAGCCAGCAGAAAAAGAATTGCAGTTGACACGCCGTATTTTGCAAAGCATGGACAAACGCACAGAACTTTCAATATTAACAAAATCAGATTTAATAACAAGGGACATTGATTTATTAAAACAATTCAAAAAAATAGAAGTCGGTTTGACAATTAATACTTTTGAAGGAAATACAAAAGATTTATTTGAACCGCATTCTCCCAGTAATGAAGAAAGAATAAAGGCGTTGAAAACTCTAAAAAATAATAGGATTAAAACTTTTTGTTTTATATCCCCAGTAATTCCTGAATTAATCAATATCAAATTATTGATTTCAAAAACAAAAAATTTTGCAGATTACTACATTGTTGAAATGATGAATTTAAAAGCCGCTGGTGGAGAATTTAAAAAGATACTTAGAGAAAACTACCTGAGAAATTATCAAATACTGGTGGATGAAACGCAGTTTAATGAATTTATTGATAAGACAAAAAAAATATTATTGGACTCAAATGTTAGTGTTCCGCAATTTGTAGTTCATTATCCAAAGTTTGAAGTTGTTAATCTTGATAAACATCAATAA
- the rny gene encoding ribonuclease Y has translation MTLLISLLVGIVCLAVGSFLGYYARQSIAKKQIGSLEEKIQKKIAQAKKEAEELTSNAKEKSSAILESVKKEEDQRRRNILKTEQVLLRRENILDRKISDFEDKEKEFHLKVEKLKQIKENLENYKKEIVEKLEKISKLSQKEAEKELLKQVEKENELEILERMRNLEREGMEKFEKRAKEILASAIQKCSISQAQEITTTNVSLPNDEIKGRIIGKEGRNIRTLESLTGVEIVVDETPGVVVISGFDPVRRQIAKTALDRLIQDGRIQPVKIEEAVSKAEEEIVLQIKEAGEQAVYETGIVGLNPKIIQLLGRLRFRTSYGQNVLLHSIEVSHLAGALASEIGANAKVAREAGLLHDIGKALDWKVEGSHTEIGIKILEKFGIEKEVIDAMKSHHGEYAVESIEAVLVQTADAISGARPGARKDTVENYLKRLGELEDIANAFSGVEKAWALQAGREIRVFVRPEEVDDLAADKLAREIAKRIQEELRYPGEIKVTLIREKRVIEYAK, from the coding sequence ATGACTTTATTAATCTCACTTTTAGTGGGCATAGTTTGCTTGGCTGTTGGTTCGTTTTTGGGTTACTATGCGCGCCAGTCAATTGCCAAAAAGCAAATTGGCAGCTTGGAGGAAAAAATCCAAAAAAAGATTGCCCAAGCCAAGAAAGAAGCAGAAGAATTAACATCTAATGCGAAAGAAAAATCTTCTGCTATATTAGAATCAGTAAAAAAAGAGGAAGACCAAAGAAGAAGAAATATTTTAAAAACAGAGCAGGTTTTATTGAGAAGGGAAAATATTTTAGACAGGAAAATTTCTGATTTCGAGGATAAGGAAAAGGAATTTCATCTAAAAGTAGAAAAACTGAAGCAAATAAAAGAGAATTTAGAGAATTATAAGAAAGAGATTGTGGAAAAACTGGAGAAAATTTCTAAATTATCTCAAAAGGAAGCAGAAAAGGAATTATTAAAACAGGTTGAAAAAGAAAACGAGTTGGAAATTTTGGAAAGAATGAGGAATCTAGAAAGGGAGGGAATGGAGAAATTTGAAAAGAGAGCAAAAGAAATTTTAGCTTCAGCGATTCAAAAATGCTCTATTTCTCAAGCGCAGGAGATTACTACAACAAATGTTTCTTTGCCTAATGATGAAATAAAAGGGAGAATTATCGGCAAAGAAGGAAGAAATATTAGAACTCTAGAATCTTTAACTGGAGTAGAGATAGTTGTTGATGAAACGCCGGGAGTAGTAGTTATTTCAGGATTTGATCCTGTCCGCAGGCAGATTGCCAAAACAGCTTTAGATAGATTGATTCAAGATGGCAGGATTCAGCCAGTGAAAATTGAAGAAGCAGTATCTAAGGCAGAAGAAGAAATTGTTTTACAAATAAAAGAAGCAGGCGAACAGGCAGTATATGAAACAGGCATTGTTGGCCTAAATCCAAAAATTATTCAGCTTTTAGGCAGGCTCCGTTTTAGAACAAGCTACGGCCAAAATGTTTTGCTTCATTCTATAGAAGTTTCTCATTTAGCAGGCGCCTTAGCATCGGAAATTGGAGCCAATGCCAAAGTAGCTCGGGAAGCAGGTCTTTTGCACGATATTGGGAAGGCGCTTGACTGGAAAGTTGAGGGTTCGCATACTGAAATAGGCATAAAGATTTTAGAAAAATTTGGCATAGAAAAAGAAGTTATTGATGCTATGAAATCCCATCACGGAGAATACGCGGTAGAAAGTATAGAAGCGGTTTTAGTCCAGACAGCTGATGCTATTTCCGGAGCCAGACCTGGAGCCAGAAAAGACACAGTTGAGAATTATCTTAAACGGCTCGGCGAACTTGAGGATATTGCTAATGCTTTTTCCGGAGTGGAAAAAGCATGGGCATTGCAGGCAGGCAGGGAAATCAGGGTTTTTGTCAGGCCGGAAGAGGTTGATGATTTAGCTGCTGATAAACTGGCGCGGGAGATTGCGAAAAGAATTCAAGAG
- a CDS encoding ATP-dependent Clp protease proteolytic subunit produces MNLIPTVIEKTKYGERAFDIYSRLLKERIIFLAGPITDSVANSVIAQMLFLASQEPKKDIQLYINTPGGVVTSGLAIYDTMQYVKSPISTVCIGIAASMGAILLAAGAKGKRFALPNSEILLHQVAGGGISGAAVEIEITAKQIIKIKEKLNKILAKHTNQPLSRIEKDTDRDFYLSAQDAKEYGIIDQVIFKKA; encoded by the coding sequence ATGAATTTGATTCCAACTGTCATTGAGAAAACTAAATATGGAGAGCGGGCATTTGATATTTATTCTAGATTATTAAAAGAGAGAATTATTTTTTTAGCAGGACCGATTACTGATTCAGTGGCTAATTCAGTTATTGCCCAGATGCTTTTTTTGGCTTCGCAGGAGCCGAAAAAAGATATCCAGCTTTATATCAACACTCCTGGCGGAGTAGTAACTTCCGGCTTGGCAATTTATGATACAATGCAGTATGTTAAGTCGCCTATTTCCACGGTTTGCATCGGCATAGCTGCTTCAATGGGCGCTATTCTTTTAGCCGCTGGCGCTAAAGGGAAAAGATTTGCCCTGCCTAATTCTGAAATTTTACTTCATCAGGTTGCCGGTGGAGGCATAAGCGGGGCGGCAGTAGAAATTGAAATTACCGCAAAACAGATTATTAAAATAAAAGAAAAGCTAAATAAAATTTTAGCTAAACATACAAACCAGCCATTGAGCAGAATTGAAAAGGATACTGACAGAGATTTTTATTTATCAGCCCAGGACGCAAAGGAATACGGCATCATTGACCAGGTGATTTTTAAAAAAGCATAA
- a CDS encoding pilus assembly PilX N-terminal domain-containing protein → MAIQKSEKGVIFYLALIILTISMAIVLGLSPILIGQIKTIQQMENSMKAFFAADTGIEIALYDKSEPESSYSGSLNGATYEVTVVCNELYLDCPFGIWDSDCNGHFFCYESIGSYREIKRAIEIIR, encoded by the coding sequence ATGGCAATCCAAAAATCAGAAAAAGGCGTTATTTTTTATTTAGCTTTAATAATACTGACTATTTCAATGGCTATTGTTTTAGGATTGAGTCCAATTTTAATAGGACAAATTAAAACAATCCAGCAAATGGAAAATTCAATGAAAGCATTTTTTGCGGCTGATACAGGGATAGAAATAGCTCTTTATGACAAAAGCGAACCTGAATCAAGTTATTCAGGTTCTTTAAATGGCGCAACATACGAAGTAACAGTTGTCTGCAATGAGCTTTATTTAGACTGCCCTTTTGGAATATGGGATAGTGACTGCAACGGTCATTTCTTTTGCTATGAGTCAATTGGCAGTTACAGAGAAATTAAAAGGGCAATTGAAATTATAAGATAA
- a CDS encoding tyrosine-type recombinase/integrase codes for MQQKYLEQTRRELKLRNYSFKTIKAYLGCLKEYFDFKKFNLEKIDEENIKQFLLNKQDKNYSSQTINLYLNAIKFFYREVLKIPEKINLKFAKRSKKLPIVLSREEIENIIESIKNPKHKLIISLAYGAGLRISEVISLKVKDVDLEELTIHLKNAKGKKDRITIFPEKIRRDIQGLIARKNSDDYLFESERGGKLTERTAQKVFENALRGTGIKKDATFHSLRHSFATHLLENGVDVRYVQELLGHQNIRTTQIYTQVTNPKLKNIKSPL; via the coding sequence ATGCAACAAAAATATTTGGAACAAACAAGGCGGGAATTAAAATTAAGAAATTATAGTTTCAAAACCATAAAGGCCTATCTCGGTTGTTTAAAAGAATATTTTGATTTTAAAAAATTTAATTTAGAAAAAATAGACGAGGAAAATATAAAGCAGTTTTTATTAAATAAACAAGACAAAAATTATTCTTCACAAACGATAAATCTTTACTTAAATGCAATAAAATTTTTTTACCGCGAAGTATTGAAAATTCCCGAAAAGATAAATTTGAAATTCGCCAAGCGAAGTAAAAAACTACCGATTGTTCTATCAAGAGAAGAAATTGAAAACATCATTGAGTCAATCAAAAATCCAAAGCATAAATTAATAATCTCTTTAGCTTATGGCGCCGGCTTGAGAATCAGTGAAGTTATTAGTCTAAAAGTAAAAGATGTCGATTTAGAAGAATTAACTATCCATCTTAAAAACGCCAAAGGCAAAAAGGACAGAATCACTATTTTCCCGGAAAAAATTAGAAGAGATATTCAAGGTTTAATAGCCAGAAAAAATTCGGACGATTATCTTTTTGAAAGCGAACGGGGCGGAAAATTAACCGAGCGGACAGCCCAAAAAGTTTTTGAAAACGCACTCCGAGGAACGGGTATAAAAAAAGACGCTACATTCCATTCGTTAAGACACAGCTTTGCAACACATTTATTAGAAAATGGTGTTGATGTCAGGTATGTGCAGGAACTTTTAGGGCATCAGAATATCAGAACAACTCAAATTTATACTCAGGTAACAAATCCAAAACTCAAAAACATTAAAAGTCCGTTATGA
- a CDS encoding prepilin-type N-terminal cleavage/methylation domain-containing protein, with protein sequence MKNKGFTILELLVTIFIISIGILGASAAINKTMSLTSNYSSKLIAVSLAQEGIEIVRNIRDGNFLEQRASPATPWNDGFVTPGDYEADYTMADGLDNWTNRYLKTNSNGFYFYSDNPIYSETKFKRKITISEIADIIDPNSRAILVEVSWLEKGDTKTITAKEYLCNWE encoded by the coding sequence ATGAAAAACAAAGGTTTTACTATATTAGAGCTTTTAGTAACTATTTTTATTATTAGCATAGGCATATTAGGAGCTTCCGCGGCTATTAACAAAACCATGAGTTTAACATCAAATTATTCCTCTAAACTTATTGCTGTTTCTCTTGCCCAAGAAGGTATTGAAATTGTTAGAAATATAAGAGACGGCAATTTTCTTGAGCAAAGGGCTTCTCCAGCTACACCTTGGAATGATGGATTTGTTACTCCTGGAGATTATGAAGCTGACTATACAATGGCAGATGGATTAGATAATTGGACTAACAGATATTTAAAAACCAATAGCAACGGTTTTTATTTTTATAGCGATAATCCTATTTATTCAGAAACTAAGTTTAAAAGAAAAATTACTATTTCGGAAATAGCCGATATTATAGACCCAAATTCCAGAGCAATCTTAGTTGAAGTATCTTGGCTGGAAAAAGGAGATACTAAAACAATTACTGCCAAAGAATATTTATGTAACTGGGAATAG